One window of the Branchiostoma lanceolatum isolate klBraLanc5 chromosome 3, klBraLanc5.hap2, whole genome shotgun sequence genome contains the following:
- the LOC136431098 gene encoding uncharacterized protein has protein sequence MAPRGTWTVAINVLLLALSSTGTSKPLDCRKPYVLEHTNLKAKPFQPDTSDKYWCPSPYKLFGDTCFKTIQPGGYKDIVDLDFSTASKSCGKEGANATMVNDLTDTDVQQATLSVLQQFEGFRELLMFEENTCVKRSGSQAWGEQFCVVPCQRRKNKVYICKCPALANET, from the exons ATGGCGCCGAGAGGGACGTGGACTGTGGCTATAAATGTTCTGCTGTTGGCTCTGAGTTCAACTGGAACATCTAAACCACTG GACTGTAGGAAACCCTACGTCCTAGAACACACGAACCTAAAGGCGAAACCTTTCCAGCCGGACACCTCTGACA AGTACTGGTGTCCCTCTCCCTACAAACTGTTTGGAGACACCTGTTTCAAGACAATACAACCCGGAGGCTATAAGGACATAGTCGACCTAGACTTCAGCACAGCGAGTAAGAGCTGTGGAAAGGAAGGTGCAAACGCAACGATGGTGAATGACCTGACTGACACTGACGTCCAGCAGGCTACCCTTAGCGTCTTGCAACA ATTTGAGGGGTTTCGCGAACTGCTG ATGTTCGAGGAGAACACCTGCGTGAAGAGGAGCGGCAGCCAGGCGTGGGGCGAGCAGTTTTGCGTCGTGCCGTGCCAAAGGAGGAAGAACAAGGTGTACATCTGCAAATGTCCCGCCTTGGCCAACGAGACCTAG
- the LOC136429319 gene encoding uncharacterized protein, protein MALGRSWMLALGILWVVGGRDVSGAAIKSCIPPYVLADRHTLEPYNPDVSADYVCPANYRQFGDDCFQPVEYGQHYGPIVHVPFIAAQQTCREREANVTSLLDLQDPDVLQAVVKIRSEYNALRDLLMFELNSCVELSSSAVWGEQLCVKPCSELMNKMVICRRPAEPVQK, encoded by the exons ATGGCACTGGGAAGGAGCTGGATGCTTGCTTTGGGGATTTTGTGGGTCGTTGGCGGACGGGACGTCTCTGGAGCCGCG ATCAAGTCGTGCATCCCCCCATACGTTCTCGCCGACAGACACACCCTGGAGCCTTACAACCCCGACGTCTCGGCCG attacGTTTGCCCCGCGAACTATCGTCAGTTTGGAGACGACTGTTTCCAGCCAGTAGAATACGGGCAGCACTACGGACCAATCGTCCACGTCCCTTTTATTGCTGCCCAGCAGACGTGCCGGGAGCGAGAGGCAAACGTGACGtcactcctggacctgcaggACCCGGATGTTCTGCAGGCAGTCGTGAAAATCAGATCAGA GTATAACGCACTGAGAGACTTACTG ATGTTTGAACTGAACAGCTGTGTGGAGTTGAGCTCGAGCGCGGTGTGGGGAGAGCAGCTGTGCGTGAAGCCGTGCAGCGAGCTCATGAACAAGATGGTCATCTGCCGTCGTCCCGCCGAACCTGTCCAGAAATAG
- the LOC136431099 gene encoding uncharacterized protein isoform X1: protein MRSIGVGGAWTLRIAAAVAGTVALVKCVSYLFRRRVERIWNEKLKVEDKIRLEDLGILARSPNANLRRAAEQVLLDKITQANNFTYVLRRCQHKDIKESFKACTVLCVVLKSMDIAPKYHVRILQTLAHCFLKSSSGHRGGVAMDTDDSSVHTRIQRMTAGAMFELIADSDEYKKFLTQECPGLLNSMVYTLGYSQSRDVVRYCLFFLHQLALNTSLQLMLTNEGAVSTVSEVVVKYHGDSGLQTICFQMLVIFANIQGKDSIQVLKEIARHNVVLYAVGSVRAEDPELVYWAVAIIHEFAINDLYKETICSIPRLLYSLQKVLAASEANLQRLVLRVICFLCLHNDTFKNRVLSNGNISERLSVCLSSGDKDVVHWALVLTHDLAMIGKSAVAQLVENSPGLLSSLKPLVKHKDVTIVRLLAETMGFFCSCEHLHLQVVEAGILDTILLFSQTSDPDLTFWAAALLLNLAMTSDVVKVAILKAGGLSSLLELAIGEHENTQIITMAAKTLTMLSFIGDPLNVQLASNSETTTITIYDKPHHVYRKGLNVLVYDTLQSEEIIYQTFSLEELEDVSLEGDIEIPCLSSIHHNWEGHLAFIVIWGKHNQLYLSGLSRIVRGKGLKPHIESSNFDELSTEDLLPGQHCVLVAEIQQEGRLHFIAVEKNMPPFSFHIQISFAHLVNRRVKKMALDPTLKLLLSTPPTSNISKVSELELLEILSRHEEFQDAIIHREGFLDHLAVTVWDFTEKTLEELQSKPLAVAHCLGALKVLAALSVHECSRKTLVLHEVISAIVSLIFNITGLWIQETVNLGLVPASQSRDTSEQSTGPENSPPLFLRCPKPPLASNQSDTLKTNSGFNHSPFSDVFVPESMQPPRSGPIVRLRSTEHSLQPINLEGRFLNQSQGETPSHATNGEAAQELSVDECIITRMGRGGIQSPRAGHVLMKQLTPRSAKTLSSVDQCFIERMSGEDTEEGLTHGSVTIGEDFHKIFQSLIQYSILVLSNCCGTRDVDTWQLANMALTQSGALHMAWCALSSCHRKLRYSLRLPVASLVTRLASGPLEKSNSTAAVVLNPADCTSALMLSSNLLEARNDSWTFESIRATQPVNRPWENTQPSGWYYEIELKSCGIIQIGWATKDCEFGPEKGIGVGDNVQSCAFDGARCKVWRGPITEQKDNEYGTEWHSADIVSCLLYSNGNVCFWLNGVNMGIAYRGLDMTQQWYPAASLSTEQQILFNFGIQPFRFCPPDGFLPVSEVMLRKISASHISPAPTVKGAQKRRKQKFSSRRKPFSPRISKENGGFAFDYRPQAVQWWVPLNGIAEEIDGSEEESIEDSTEDGIFDHQTLDLEGGGDLETSQVQNLWLYYEITVSGREERTEDLEFGFSTMDRKAKVFAVLSPHGTLFLPSGHKIQLQEDDYSGLLTLGCGWTDNSTVVFMLNSRALEPEHPFDEEGEHEPKLPYSSCPRLDMNVGQRRFLYQPAGLQVHRLNQAALLHDWHQQRMEGFQVHGETPPQTDL, encoded by the exons ATGCGCTCAATCGGTGTAGGGGGAGCCTGGACGCTGCGAATCGCGGCCGCAGTGGCCGGGACAGTGGCCTTGGTCAAGTGTGTGTCCTACCTGTTCCGGAGAAGAGTGGAGCGTATCTGGAACGAAAAGTTGAAGGTGGAAGACA AAATTCGTCTAGAAGACCTTGGCATTCTAGCACGATCTCCCAATGCCAACCTGCGACGTGCTGCTGAACAGGTGCTACTGGACAAGATTACACAAG CTAACAATTTTACATATGTGCTGAGAAGATGCCAGCACAAAGACATCAAGGAAAGCTTCAAGGCTTGCACAGTACTATGCGTCGTGCTGAAAAGCA TGGATATTGCCCCAAAGTACCATGTGCGAATCCTTCAGACCCTGGCGCACTGTTTCTTGAAGTCCAGCAGTGGCCACAGGGGAGGGGTTGCCATGGACACAGATGACTCATCTGTCCATACTAGGATACAGAGGATGACTGCAGGAGCCATGTTTGAGCTCATTGCAGACAGCG ATGAATACAAGAAATTCCTGACCCA GGAATGTCCGGGCCTGCTCAACAGTATGGTGTACACTCTGGGGTACTCTCAAAGCCGAGATGTCGTCCGCTACTGCCTCTTCTTTCTACACCAGCTGGCACTGAATA CCTCACTGCAACTAATGTTGACTAATGAGGGAGCGGTCAGCACAGTGTCAGAGGTGGTGGTGAAATACCAT GGAGACAGTGGTTTACAGACAATCTGTTTCCAAATGCTGGTCATTTTTGCCAACATTCAAGGGAAAG ACAGTATCCAGGTACTGAAGGAGATTGCTCGTCACAACGTGGTCCTTTACGCGGTAGGGTCTGTCAGAGCAGAAGACCCAGAGCTGGTGTACTGGGCTGTAGCGATCATCCATGAGTTTGCTATCAATG ACCTGTACAAGGAGACGATCTGCTCCATCCCCCGGCTGCTGTACTCCCTTCAGAAGGTCCTGGCTGCCAGTGAAGCCAACCTACAGAGGCTGGTCCTCAGGGTTATCTGTTTCCTCTGTCTGCACAATG ATACCTTCAAGAACAGAGTGTTAAGCAATGGGAACATCAGTGAGCGCCTGTCTGTGTGCCTGTCCAGTGGAGACAAGGATGTGGTGCACTGGGCCCTGGTACTCACTCACGACCTGGCCATGATTG GAAAGTCAGCTGTGGCCCAGCTGGTGGAGAACAGTCCTGGTCTCCTCAGCAGTCTGAAGCCGCTGGTTAAACACAAGGACGTGACGATCGTCAGACTCCTGGCAGAGACCATGGGCTTCTTCTGCTCATGTG AACACCTTCATCTCCAAGTCGTGGAAGCGGGCATCTTGGACACCATCTTGTTGTTCTCCCAGACATCTGACCCTGATCTGACCTTTTGGGCAGCTGCTTTACTTCTGAACCTGgccatgacctcag ATGTGGTGAAGGTTGCCATACTGAAGGCAGGAGGCCTGTCCAGTTTGCTGGAACTGGCTATTGGAGAGCATGAGAACACACAGATCATAACTATGGCAGCAAAGACACTCACTATGCTGAGCTTTATAG GTGACCCTTTGAATGTCCAGCTTGCAAGCAACTCGGAAACAACCACCATCACCATCTACGACAAACCCCACCATGTCTACAGAAAGGGG CTGAATGTATTGGTGTACGACACCCTACAAAGTGAAGAGATAATCTACCAGACGTTCTCCCTGGAGGAGCTGGAGGATGTGAGTCTGGAGGGGGATATCGAGATCCCCTGTCTGTCCTCCATTCACCACAACTGGGAGGGGCACCTGGCCTTCATCGTCATCTGGGGCAAACACAACCAGCTCTACCTCTCTG gtctgagCAGGATCGTCAGGGGAAAAG GTCTGAAGCCACATATTGAGAGCAGTAACTTTGATGAGCTGAGTACTGAGGACTTGTTGCCGGGGCAACACTGTGTGCTGGTGGCGGAGATCCAGCAGGAGGGGAGGCTGCACTTCATCGCTGTGGAGAAGAACATGCCGCCGTTTTCATTCCACATCCAGATTTCCTTTG CACACCTTGTAAACAGGAGGGTGAAGAAGATGGCACTGGATCCAACACTAAAGCTGCTCCTGTCAACTCCACCTACCAGCAACATCAGCAAAGTCTCT GAACTTGAGCTGCTGGAGATCTTATCCCGCCATGAGGAGTTTCAAGATGCCATCATCCACAGGGAAGGCTTCCTGGACCATCTTGCTGTGACTGTGTG GGACTTTACTGAGAAGACCCTGGAGGAGCTTCAGTCCAAACCTCTGGCTGTGGCCCACTGCCTGGGTGCACTGAAAGTGTTAGCAGCCTTGTCTGTGCATG AGTGCAGCAGGAAGACACTTGTACTGCACGAGGTGATCAGCGCCATCGTCTCTCTGATCTTCAACATCACCGGGCTCTGGATCCAGGAGACTGTCAACCTGGGGCTGGTACCAGCATCACAGAGCAGAG ACACTAGTGAACAGTCCACGGGACCAGAGAACTCACCACCCCTGTTTTTGAGATGTCCCAAGCCTCCTCTTGCTTCAAACCAATCAGATACTCTTAAAACCAACAGTGGTTTTAACCATTCACCATTCAGCGACGTGTTTGTGCCAGAATCTATGCAGCCACCACGATCGGGACCAATAGTCAGACTCAGAAGTACAGAGCATTCCCTCCAACCAATCAATCTGGAAGGTCGCTTCCTCAACCAATCACAGGGGGAGACACCATCTCATGCAACCAATGGGGAAGCTGCTCAGGAACTGTCAGTTGATGAATGTATCATTACCAGGATGGGTCGTGGAGGCATACAGTCTCCCAGGGCTGGTCATGTGCTGATGAAGCAGCTTACACCAAGAAGTGCCAAGACTCTGTCATCTGTGGACCAGTGTTTCATCGAGAGGATGTCAGGAGAAGACACGGAGGAGGGGCTCACACACGGGAGTGTTACTATTG GGGAAGATTTTCACAAGATCTTCCAAAGCCTGATCCAGTATTCCATCCTGGTGTTGAGTAACTGCTGTGGAACACGTGACGTGGACACGTGGCAGCTGGCAAACATGGCGCTGACCCAGTCTGGAGCCCTCCACATGGCCTGGTGCGCCCTCTCCTCTTGTCACAGGAAGCTCAGGTATAGTCTCAGG CTTCCAGTAGCTTCATTGGTGACAAGGCTAGCCTCTGGCCCTCTTGAGAAAAgcaacagtactgcagctgtGGTGCTCAACCCAGCGGACTGCACCTCAGCACTCATGCTCAGTTCAAATCTGCTTGAG GCCCGTAATGACAGCTGGACGTTTGAGAGCATACGAGCCACCCAACCAGTGAACAGGCCGTGGGAGAATACCCAGCCCTCAGGATGGTACTATGAG attgaaCTCAAGTCCTGTGGAATCATCCAGATAGGCTGGGCCACAAAAGACTGTGAGTTTGGGCCTGAGAAAG GTATTGGGGTTGGTGACAATGTACAGTCCTGTGCATTTGATGGTGCCAGGTGTAAAGTTTGGCGAGGTCCAATCACAGAgcagaag GATAATGAGTATGGAACAGAGTGGCATTCTGCAGACATTGTCAGTTGTCTCTTGTACAG CAATGGAAATGTATGCTTCTGGCTTAATGGTGTCAATATGGGTATAGCTTACAGAG gtttGGACATGACCCAGCAGTGGTACCCTGCTGCCTCCCTGTCCACTGAGCAGCAGATTCTCTTCAATTTTGGCATCCAGCCATTCAG ATTCTGTCCACCAGATGGCTTCCTCCCTGTGTCAGAGGTCATGTTACGCAAGATCAGTGCCTCCCACATTAGTCCCGCTCCAACTGTGAAGGGTGCACAAAAGAGGCGCAAGCAAAAATTCTCCTCCAGGAGGAAGCCTTTCAGCCCCAGAATCTCTAAGGAGAATGGAGGCTTTGCGTTTGACTACCGCCCACAGGCTGTACAGTGGTGGGTGCCGCTAAACGGGATTGCGGAGGAGATAGACGGGTCGGAAGAAGAGTCAATAGAGGACAGcacagag GATGGCATTTTTGATCACCAGACCTTAGACCTGGAGGGAGGGGGAGATCTAGAAACCTCACAGGTCCAAAACCTGTGGCTGTACTATGAGATCACTGTCTCTGGTCGTGAGGAGAG AACTGAGGACCTGGAGTTTgggttcagcaccatggacaggaagGCTAAG GTGTTTGCAGTACTGTCCCCACATGGTACTCTCTTCCTGCCCAGTGGTCACAAAATCCAG CTGCAGGAAGACGACTACTCAGGACTGCTGACTCTGGGGTGTGGCTGGACTGACAACAGCACCGTGGTCTTCATGCTGAACAGCCGCGCACTTG AGCCAGAACATCCCTTTGATGAGGAGGGGGAACACGAGCCCAAGCTGCCGTACTCCAGCTGCCCCCGCCTGGACATGAACGTGGGTCAGCGCAGGTTCCTGTACCAGCCGGCCGGCCTGCAGGTCCACCGGCTCAACCAGGCGGCGCTGCTGCACGACTGGCACCAGCAGCGCATGGAGGGCTTCCAGGTGCACGGGGAGACACCCCCGCAGACAGACCTCTGA
- the LOC136431099 gene encoding uncharacterized protein isoform X2 has translation MRSIGVGGAWTLRIAAAVAGTVALVKCVSYLFRRRVERIWNEKLKVEDKIRLEDLGILARSPNANLRRAAEQVLLDKITQANNFTYVLRRCQHKDIKESFKACTVLCVVLKSMDIAPKYHVRILQTLAHCFLKSSSGHRGGVAMDTDDSSVHTRIQRMTAGAMFELIADSDEYKKFLTQECPGLLNSMVYTLGYSQSRDVVRYCLFFLHQLALNTSLQLMLTNEGAVSTVSEVVVKYHGDSGLQTICFQMLVIFANIQGKDSIQVLKEIARHNVVLYAVGSVRAEDPELVYWAVAIIHEFAINDLYKETICSIPRLLYSLQKVLAASEANLQRLVLRVICFLCLHNDTFKNRVLSNGNISERLSVCLSSGDKDVVHWALVLTHDLAMIGKSAVAQLVENSPGLLSSLKPLVKHKDVTIVRLLAETMGFFCSCEHLHLQVVEAGILDTILLFSQTSDPDLTFWAAALLLNLAMTSDVVKVAILKAGGLSSLLELAIGEHENTQIITMAAKTLTMLSFIGDPLNVQLASNSETTTITIYDKPHHVYRKGLNVLVYDTLQSEEIIYQTFSLEELEDVSLEGDIEIPCLSSIHHNWEGHLAFIVIWGKHNQLYLSGLKPHIESSNFDELSTEDLLPGQHCVLVAEIQQEGRLHFIAVEKNMPPFSFHIQISFAHLVNRRVKKMALDPTLKLLLSTPPTSNISKVSELELLEILSRHEEFQDAIIHREGFLDHLAVTVWDFTEKTLEELQSKPLAVAHCLGALKVLAALSVHECSRKTLVLHEVISAIVSLIFNITGLWIQETVNLGLVPASQSRDTSEQSTGPENSPPLFLRCPKPPLASNQSDTLKTNSGFNHSPFSDVFVPESMQPPRSGPIVRLRSTEHSLQPINLEGRFLNQSQGETPSHATNGEAAQELSVDECIITRMGRGGIQSPRAGHVLMKQLTPRSAKTLSSVDQCFIERMSGEDTEEGLTHGSVTIGEDFHKIFQSLIQYSILVLSNCCGTRDVDTWQLANMALTQSGALHMAWCALSSCHRKLRYSLRLPVASLVTRLASGPLEKSNSTAAVVLNPADCTSALMLSSNLLEARNDSWTFESIRATQPVNRPWENTQPSGWYYEIELKSCGIIQIGWATKDCEFGPEKGIGVGDNVQSCAFDGARCKVWRGPITEQKDNEYGTEWHSADIVSCLLYSNGNVCFWLNGVNMGIAYRGLDMTQQWYPAASLSTEQQILFNFGIQPFRFCPPDGFLPVSEVMLRKISASHISPAPTVKGAQKRRKQKFSSRRKPFSPRISKENGGFAFDYRPQAVQWWVPLNGIAEEIDGSEEESIEDSTEDGIFDHQTLDLEGGGDLETSQVQNLWLYYEITVSGREERTEDLEFGFSTMDRKAKVFAVLSPHGTLFLPSGHKIQLQEDDYSGLLTLGCGWTDNSTVVFMLNSRALEPEHPFDEEGEHEPKLPYSSCPRLDMNVGQRRFLYQPAGLQVHRLNQAALLHDWHQQRMEGFQVHGETPPQTDL, from the exons ATGCGCTCAATCGGTGTAGGGGGAGCCTGGACGCTGCGAATCGCGGCCGCAGTGGCCGGGACAGTGGCCTTGGTCAAGTGTGTGTCCTACCTGTTCCGGAGAAGAGTGGAGCGTATCTGGAACGAAAAGTTGAAGGTGGAAGACA AAATTCGTCTAGAAGACCTTGGCATTCTAGCACGATCTCCCAATGCCAACCTGCGACGTGCTGCTGAACAGGTGCTACTGGACAAGATTACACAAG CTAACAATTTTACATATGTGCTGAGAAGATGCCAGCACAAAGACATCAAGGAAAGCTTCAAGGCTTGCACAGTACTATGCGTCGTGCTGAAAAGCA TGGATATTGCCCCAAAGTACCATGTGCGAATCCTTCAGACCCTGGCGCACTGTTTCTTGAAGTCCAGCAGTGGCCACAGGGGAGGGGTTGCCATGGACACAGATGACTCATCTGTCCATACTAGGATACAGAGGATGACTGCAGGAGCCATGTTTGAGCTCATTGCAGACAGCG ATGAATACAAGAAATTCCTGACCCA GGAATGTCCGGGCCTGCTCAACAGTATGGTGTACACTCTGGGGTACTCTCAAAGCCGAGATGTCGTCCGCTACTGCCTCTTCTTTCTACACCAGCTGGCACTGAATA CCTCACTGCAACTAATGTTGACTAATGAGGGAGCGGTCAGCACAGTGTCAGAGGTGGTGGTGAAATACCAT GGAGACAGTGGTTTACAGACAATCTGTTTCCAAATGCTGGTCATTTTTGCCAACATTCAAGGGAAAG ACAGTATCCAGGTACTGAAGGAGATTGCTCGTCACAACGTGGTCCTTTACGCGGTAGGGTCTGTCAGAGCAGAAGACCCAGAGCTGGTGTACTGGGCTGTAGCGATCATCCATGAGTTTGCTATCAATG ACCTGTACAAGGAGACGATCTGCTCCATCCCCCGGCTGCTGTACTCCCTTCAGAAGGTCCTGGCTGCCAGTGAAGCCAACCTACAGAGGCTGGTCCTCAGGGTTATCTGTTTCCTCTGTCTGCACAATG ATACCTTCAAGAACAGAGTGTTAAGCAATGGGAACATCAGTGAGCGCCTGTCTGTGTGCCTGTCCAGTGGAGACAAGGATGTGGTGCACTGGGCCCTGGTACTCACTCACGACCTGGCCATGATTG GAAAGTCAGCTGTGGCCCAGCTGGTGGAGAACAGTCCTGGTCTCCTCAGCAGTCTGAAGCCGCTGGTTAAACACAAGGACGTGACGATCGTCAGACTCCTGGCAGAGACCATGGGCTTCTTCTGCTCATGTG AACACCTTCATCTCCAAGTCGTGGAAGCGGGCATCTTGGACACCATCTTGTTGTTCTCCCAGACATCTGACCCTGATCTGACCTTTTGGGCAGCTGCTTTACTTCTGAACCTGgccatgacctcag ATGTGGTGAAGGTTGCCATACTGAAGGCAGGAGGCCTGTCCAGTTTGCTGGAACTGGCTATTGGAGAGCATGAGAACACACAGATCATAACTATGGCAGCAAAGACACTCACTATGCTGAGCTTTATAG GTGACCCTTTGAATGTCCAGCTTGCAAGCAACTCGGAAACAACCACCATCACCATCTACGACAAACCCCACCATGTCTACAGAAAGGGG CTGAATGTATTGGTGTACGACACCCTACAAAGTGAAGAGATAATCTACCAGACGTTCTCCCTGGAGGAGCTGGAGGATGTGAGTCTGGAGGGGGATATCGAGATCCCCTGTCTGTCCTCCATTCACCACAACTGGGAGGGGCACCTGGCCTTCATCGTCATCTGGGGCAAACACAACCAGCTCTACCTCTCTG GTCTGAAGCCACATATTGAGAGCAGTAACTTTGATGAGCTGAGTACTGAGGACTTGTTGCCGGGGCAACACTGTGTGCTGGTGGCGGAGATCCAGCAGGAGGGGAGGCTGCACTTCATCGCTGTGGAGAAGAACATGCCGCCGTTTTCATTCCACATCCAGATTTCCTTTG CACACCTTGTAAACAGGAGGGTGAAGAAGATGGCACTGGATCCAACACTAAAGCTGCTCCTGTCAACTCCACCTACCAGCAACATCAGCAAAGTCTCT GAACTTGAGCTGCTGGAGATCTTATCCCGCCATGAGGAGTTTCAAGATGCCATCATCCACAGGGAAGGCTTCCTGGACCATCTTGCTGTGACTGTGTG GGACTTTACTGAGAAGACCCTGGAGGAGCTTCAGTCCAAACCTCTGGCTGTGGCCCACTGCCTGGGTGCACTGAAAGTGTTAGCAGCCTTGTCTGTGCATG AGTGCAGCAGGAAGACACTTGTACTGCACGAGGTGATCAGCGCCATCGTCTCTCTGATCTTCAACATCACCGGGCTCTGGATCCAGGAGACTGTCAACCTGGGGCTGGTACCAGCATCACAGAGCAGAG ACACTAGTGAACAGTCCACGGGACCAGAGAACTCACCACCCCTGTTTTTGAGATGTCCCAAGCCTCCTCTTGCTTCAAACCAATCAGATACTCTTAAAACCAACAGTGGTTTTAACCATTCACCATTCAGCGACGTGTTTGTGCCAGAATCTATGCAGCCACCACGATCGGGACCAATAGTCAGACTCAGAAGTACAGAGCATTCCCTCCAACCAATCAATCTGGAAGGTCGCTTCCTCAACCAATCACAGGGGGAGACACCATCTCATGCAACCAATGGGGAAGCTGCTCAGGAACTGTCAGTTGATGAATGTATCATTACCAGGATGGGTCGTGGAGGCATACAGTCTCCCAGGGCTGGTCATGTGCTGATGAAGCAGCTTACACCAAGAAGTGCCAAGACTCTGTCATCTGTGGACCAGTGTTTCATCGAGAGGATGTCAGGAGAAGACACGGAGGAGGGGCTCACACACGGGAGTGTTACTATTG GGGAAGATTTTCACAAGATCTTCCAAAGCCTGATCCAGTATTCCATCCTGGTGTTGAGTAACTGCTGTGGAACACGTGACGTGGACACGTGGCAGCTGGCAAACATGGCGCTGACCCAGTCTGGAGCCCTCCACATGGCCTGGTGCGCCCTCTCCTCTTGTCACAGGAAGCTCAGGTATAGTCTCAGG CTTCCAGTAGCTTCATTGGTGACAAGGCTAGCCTCTGGCCCTCTTGAGAAAAgcaacagtactgcagctgtGGTGCTCAACCCAGCGGACTGCACCTCAGCACTCATGCTCAGTTCAAATCTGCTTGAG GCCCGTAATGACAGCTGGACGTTTGAGAGCATACGAGCCACCCAACCAGTGAACAGGCCGTGGGAGAATACCCAGCCCTCAGGATGGTACTATGAG attgaaCTCAAGTCCTGTGGAATCATCCAGATAGGCTGGGCCACAAAAGACTGTGAGTTTGGGCCTGAGAAAG GTATTGGGGTTGGTGACAATGTACAGTCCTGTGCATTTGATGGTGCCAGGTGTAAAGTTTGGCGAGGTCCAATCACAGAgcagaag GATAATGAGTATGGAACAGAGTGGCATTCTGCAGACATTGTCAGTTGTCTCTTGTACAG CAATGGAAATGTATGCTTCTGGCTTAATGGTGTCAATATGGGTATAGCTTACAGAG gtttGGACATGACCCAGCAGTGGTACCCTGCTGCCTCCCTGTCCACTGAGCAGCAGATTCTCTTCAATTTTGGCATCCAGCCATTCAG ATTCTGTCCACCAGATGGCTTCCTCCCTGTGTCAGAGGTCATGTTACGCAAGATCAGTGCCTCCCACATTAGTCCCGCTCCAACTGTGAAGGGTGCACAAAAGAGGCGCAAGCAAAAATTCTCCTCCAGGAGGAAGCCTTTCAGCCCCAGAATCTCTAAGGAGAATGGAGGCTTTGCGTTTGACTACCGCCCACAGGCTGTACAGTGGTGGGTGCCGCTAAACGGGATTGCGGAGGAGATAGACGGGTCGGAAGAAGAGTCAATAGAGGACAGcacagag GATGGCATTTTTGATCACCAGACCTTAGACCTGGAGGGAGGGGGAGATCTAGAAACCTCACAGGTCCAAAACCTGTGGCTGTACTATGAGATCACTGTCTCTGGTCGTGAGGAGAG AACTGAGGACCTGGAGTTTgggttcagcaccatggacaggaagGCTAAG GTGTTTGCAGTACTGTCCCCACATGGTACTCTCTTCCTGCCCAGTGGTCACAAAATCCAG CTGCAGGAAGACGACTACTCAGGACTGCTGACTCTGGGGTGTGGCTGGACTGACAACAGCACCGTGGTCTTCATGCTGAACAGCCGCGCACTTG AGCCAGAACATCCCTTTGATGAGGAGGGGGAACACGAGCCCAAGCTGCCGTACTCCAGCTGCCCCCGCCTGGACATGAACGTGGGTCAGCGCAGGTTCCTGTACCAGCCGGCCGGCCTGCAGGTCCACCGGCTCAACCAGGCGGCGCTGCTGCACGACTGGCACCAGCAGCGCATGGAGGGCTTCCAGGTGCACGGGGAGACACCCCCGCAGACAGACCTCTGA